From one Parambassis ranga chromosome 5, fParRan2.1, whole genome shotgun sequence genomic stretch:
- the LOC114435882 gene encoding uncharacterized protein LOC114435882 isoform X2 has translation MDMKVFLLLGLIGLVSCDLPFKRTCSRDPEDPNTRLQPTECTNYKNIEYIYKLYGDLEGITNTLNTDSNKQKQNLSQLMEDFRKMKEDISETNKTQSNVIATLKNKVSYLEAQNQILSENFNQIERRLDESQNQLMENKGKLQKLEAKTEAAFNDTKELLRLYKSELSNLNTTARNLLLRLEAQLTAEVEKIKNTDKALEAKLTEQKGKIDELGNETNKKIKNVEDRLTAHNNTVNKHTTEIETLNIVIAELKLSLQTKSIVDAILKGEVDKLKAAVNTWQKVAFSASIIEGPGVFTGPKTGSSSTLIFNNVFTNIGNAYNSQTGIFTAPVKGVYQFTFMTFGYSSYTSGAILVKNGIYQVSTWEFQGPDYSDTTSNTVILQLNQDETVNIILWQGGKIHTAVFSGFLLFTV, from the exons ATGGACATGAAGGTGTTTTTGCTTCTTGGCTTAATTGGGCTTGTATCCTGTGATCTTCCATTCAAGCGGACCTGTTCTAGAGACCCAGAGGATCCAAACACCAGACTGCAGCCAACAGAATGCACGAATTACAAGAATATTGAATACATCTATAAGTTATATGGGGACCTGGAGGGAATAACCAATACTTTGAACACAGATTCCAACAAACAGAAGCAAAACCTCAGTCAATTAATGGAAGACTTCAGGAAAATGAAGGAAGACATTTCAGAGactaacaaaacacaaagcaatGTGATTGCTACCCTGAAGAATAAAGTTAGTTACCTGGAGGCACAAAATCAGATCCTCAGTGAAAACTTCAATCAGATTGAGAGGAGGCTTGATGAATCCCAGAATCAGCTGATGGAGAACAAAGGAAAGCTTCAAAAACTGGAAGCAAAAACTGAGGCTGCATTCAATGACACAAAGGAACTGCTCCGTCTGTACAAAAGCGAACTTTCCAACCTCAACACGACAGCACGGAACCTCCTACTCAGACTGGAAGCCCAACTGACAGCTGAAGTGGAGAAGATAAAGAATACTGACAAAG CTTTGGAGGCAAAACTGActgaacaaaaaggaaaaatcgACGAACTTGGCAATGAAACTAACAAGAAAATCAAGAATGTGGAAGACCGTCTGACagctcacaacaacacagtgaacAAACATACAACTGAGATAGAGACGCTTAACATTGTGATTGCAG AATTGaagctgtcactgcagacaAAGAGCATTGTAGATGCCATACTCAAAGGTGAAGTGGATAAACTTAAAGCAGCAG tcaacaCATGGCAAAAGGTGGCGTTTTCAGCCAGCATCATTGAAGGTCCAGGCGTTTTCACCGGACCCAAAACAGGCTCGTCCTCCACCCTGATCTTCAACAACGTCTTCACAAACATCGGCAACGCTTACAACAGTCAAACAG GCATCTTCACTGCTCCGGTGAAAGGCGTCTACCAGTTCACCTTCATGACTTTTGGCTACAGCAGCTACACCTCAGGAGCCATCTTGGTGAAGAATGGGATTTACCAAGTGAGCACCTGGGAATTCCAAGGGCCGGACTACAGCGACACGACAAGCAACACGGTCATCCTTCAACTGAACCAGGATGAGACCGTCAACATTATTCTGTGGCAGGGTGGGAAAATACACACTGCGGTCTTCAGCGGCTTCCTCCTGTTCACAGTCTAA